AATGTAGACAGGGCTTAATTAGCAAAGATATTATTAAACATTACGCATCAGTCCTCGCCAAACTAATAAGAAAGGCTAAGCAATTGTACTATTCTAATAGATTCACTGAAAcaagaggaaatataaaaaagacctggaagacactACAATTCTGGGCACCTACAAACTGAAAAAACTATGGATATTGTCCTACTTAAACCGAACGAaccacaagtacagtggacccccgcttaacagtCACCtctcaatgcgaccaattatgtaagtgtatttatgtaagtgcgtttgtacgtgtatgtttgggggtctgaaatggactaatctacttcacaatattccttatgggaacaaatttggtcagtactggcacctgaacataattctggaatgaaaaaatatcgttaaccgggggtccactatacaGCCTGTTgatacagttaacaagataaatgactttttctcaaccataggaccaaatctcgccagtaaaatctcaGGCGCCAATGCCTGAGCGAATGATtacttagatgggaatttcccaagtTCCTTCTGTCTtacaccaactgagcccacagaagtcaccaTGATTATTAAGTCTCCTGAACCAATGACTCTACAAGCATTTCAGAACTACTGTTAAAAAATACCTTATCTCCCTAACTCGCCCCATCATCAGTTAACTGTGTGAAAACGACACATACTATTTTCAGTGTCGTGAACACACATCCATAACAAAATAGACTTGCTCTCATTATCTGTAATTCTCCCaatgtaaacataaaattcctaatcttaagttagtcctaagtttgcctAAAATGCATATTCCAACAATATAGGAGCTTTTGATTACAGAAACAGCATATCATGCCAAGATAAAAAccattcccattactaaattATACTAATTGTAATACTCTTATATGTTTTGTACTACCTCACTGTTACCAATCTTATTAATGTTTAACATTTTAATTACTTATTACACTAATATgcaataataaatattaaaatgtactgctccataacctgtgtcaatatagaaTCATCATAAGAATAAGGATTAGTCTGTCCAAAATGCCAAGGCATGCTAGCGGCTttctttgtaattttttttttcaacaaatcagccgtatcccaccgaagcaggtgGCTCAAAAaggaaaatgaaagtttttctttttaactttagtaatgtatacaggagaaggggttacttgctcctggcattttagttgcctctaacgacacacatgacttacggaggaagaattctgttccacttccccatcaagataagaggaaataaacaagaacaataactagtaagaaaatagaagaaaaacccagaggggtgtgtatatatatgcttgtacatgcaggtgtagtgtgacctaagtgtaagtagaagtagcaagacatacctgaaatcttcaTGTTTATagaaacagaaaaaagacaccagcaatcctaccatcatgtaaaacaatgacaggcttgtgtgttactcacttggcaggaaggttgtacctcccttggtggttgctgtgtgccaacctactacctaggcttattattattatttttattattacagatCTTTATATTGCTGTGAATACTGTGTGCTATCTTTTATCATACAATATTGTAAAAATTTATTCATAATTACTTTGGAAACTAATAAATCTTAAAATACCATAGTAGCAGTGAATTGtttataatacagcctctcctcacttaatgacagagttctgttcctaagatcaCGTCTGCAAacaaattcgttgctaagtgaggaacatactataatggtagttggTTTGTGTCGACTATCTTTgacattgttttaatgtcactttgcaccttttttaacatttctggtatatttttaaaatgtttatacagtagtgtactgtatattgtagtaaacagaataaaggaaatcagctctgatatacattatttaggtatgcatactggtcagagtcCGTCGTAAGTCCAAGGTGTCGGTAAACAGTAcgccactaagtgaggagaggctgtatatagtaTTTTTAATATAGGTTTGTGTGTACAGTACAGACATTTAATTTTCATGAACAGTTTTGCTTTTATGGATCTATATGTTGCATTGTGACTTGCATATGTTGCAGCAGCTTCATGAAAGTAATGTGACAAGGACTGATAATGAAATTTTGCCATACAGTTACAAGTGGAGTCGACATTACGACGTGGTGGTGGTCTTTACCATGGAGTCATACAGAGTGCTGTCGTAATAGTGCGCAGTGAGGGCCTAACTGCTCTCTGGAAGGGACATGTACCTGCCCAAGCCCTGAGTATCTGCTTTGGAGTAGCACAGGTGAAATTTTTCCATTGTTAACATAAATATGGTATGCTGTATATCCTTCTACATTTTTTCATGCCtaaataatatttattaatatttcgaGTTATTGAGCTGTTAGGAGACATCATAGAGCATGATAAAAGTTAAAGTATAAAATTTTccaaattgtttttttttaaaaattaatttatGTTAGTCCATATAGTAGTTACTGTTATTTTACTGTAGAGTATGGAATAGTTCCTTCAGGGTTTAAGTACACATAGTATTATGGATACCGGCAGTGGCGGTCCTGGCATTTTTGTTGCCCTAGGCGAGATTGTGCAAAGGTGTACCTGCTTCCAGCAACAGTACACCTTatgcctccctctctcttctggtGCAATAAAACACACATTGTCTTTGAAGTATAAAGCACCCCCTTCATATATTGTTTTGAGCTTCAGGTAGGAAAAAATCGTCTTTAAACAAAGACCACAATATGGATAAATATTGTAAGAATAGTAATGAAACACACTATAATGATTCCAAAATACAGCATAGGTGCAAACAAAATAAAATTTCCAAAATGTATTGCACACAATTGATAAACACTAATGGTAGCTTACTCCAGCAATTGCTTATCACTACAAAGTAATGCATAGATCACCCTAAAATATGAGTAAATTACCACCCTAATATCCAAGAATTCTTGATTATATATCCTAGATTTTGCAAAATTTCAACTTGCCTCCAATTTTACTTCAAAGAAGCTCAAATTATTCTCATAACGGATATATTACCCTATTGCAGAAGGACTGGCACCTCTTTGGAAAAAAAAGTCACTCCTTGAAAAACCTATGATTTTATGGCATGTTGAAGTTGGCAAAAAAAAATGATTGATCATTAGCAACAGTGGTATAAATGCAGCAGCATTATTTACTTTTTACAATTCATTGAGCCCAAATTATGATTGTTTTTCAGTTTGTTATTGTTTAACACTATGTACATTAGTTCCTTTTATTACATAGTTGTTTTTACTGCTCTAGTCTTTTAACACTATGTACAAGGAATTCTCATGATACAGTATTACAATTGTTTCAAGGTGTAATACTTAtcaaaacatggaaataagtctcATATTTTCACTATATATTGTGTTATCATAGGTTAATAATTGTTACATATTTATTTTGGTTTGAGGAAATAGCTTGGGTTATATAAACAATGTAATTTCTTTGTGTCCATAACACCCGAGTGCCTTCAAGACCactgtaaaaaatatatttacaagGAGATCTAAATATATTACAATTGTATAAAAGTGTAATACTCATTAAAACTTGGAAATAAGTCATGTTGACTCTATTGGTTAAATCTCGATTGTATGCTTTTTGGCTgaatttacctttttttttttaagcacccaccaaggcagtgaccagaaaaaaaaaaactttcatcattcatacTGTTCTTCTGTTGGTATCAGGAAATGGAATGAATAAGGCATCTTCCTGTCAGTTTCACACACTTTTTTGCTggtagggaagctggtggtggaacaacagATTCTGGTTTCATTGTTTACTTGCTAGTCATGTTGTGTTACCCATGATGCACTACATGGACTTGTCTGGGCTTAGATTTTTCTCAAAGGTACGAAGAGGTAGCAGGAGACACGAATAATGACTAAAGTAAAAAATATTGGCAGCTGACATTTTTGAAACCATAAAAAATTGTGCATACTAGTGCATCAGACACACAATCATCACTTGTGTACTAGGACGTTGGACACAGTTCAAAGGTTAATATCAGCTAACAGGATAGGGGTATACTGTTTCACAACATAAAATACAGTGAACATGCAAATAAACCACCATGTAAGGTAGAATCAGTTATGGCAGACTGTTTCAATGTAAAGTATAATACAAACTTTTTCAAGGAAAGCACATAAGAATAAATACCCTCAGAGCAGTGGGAGTCAGAGGCATGTGGGGTAAAGGAAACTAATTGATGATAGTGTTGGTTGTAGGAGTCACTTGTCAAGAACATGAAGTGATCAGCCTCTGCAGCACAAACATGATCAGAGATTTTACAATTTTAAAAACTCCTGTTTTGCTTTTTGGTCACAGCATATAAACATGTCTAATAAAGAGACATAATAGGCATGTCAGGATGGTGGTAGAGTACACTGTTTTAAATGGCATGAAACCATTTTTTTTTCCATACCAGGACTGATTTTGTTAtacagtacagtagtagtagttttatttACATACAAAAGTACTGTAAACATTAGTTTTATCAGAATGAATTAGTTTAAAGTTTGATTTAATGTGACCTTCATCTTTGTTTTAACTTTTATTTGTAAGAGAATGCTGAAAATATTGAACCTTGGGCTTAGTGTGGAGATGTCTTCCACAGTTCTGGAGCTATGCAGTTCTGACCAAAACAGCTAATGAACATGGCATTGGCGAGAGATACTCAATTCATGGGGTGTGTGGAGCATTGGCGGGAACATGTGGCACACTTGCATCTTTTCCATGTGACATTGTACGGACGAGACTCATCGCACAGGGAACTCCCAAGGTACTCTCAAGCTACTAACTAGTAAATTCAGGGCAGAGAACATGAATAAAATTGTGATAAATAAAGTCTGCAGTCATCAAAGCAGATTTGACCTGTGTTCATTTCCGAGATTTGAAATAGAGTACTGAATAATGATTTATTTGAGCAGCGCTACAATGGGATGGTGGATGCCTGGAGAAAGCTGTTACATCAAGAAGGAATACTGAGTCTTTGGCGAGGCTTGGTGCCCACCTTGGCCATGACTGCTCCATACACTGGTCTTACCTTTTATTTCTACAATGCTTTCTTCATTTTAGCTTCCAAGAGCTTTGGAGATGGTAAGAGAATATCTATTTATCAGACCCCTGTTTTTACACTCTGGGATCTGCCACTGACTCTGTCATTTTATTCTCACTCCCTCTCAAAAGTAAATTTATATTCACCCTAATTTCTCAGGCAGGTTTATTGTAATACATATtttcacagtacagtacaactagTAGGAATACTTACATCAGTTTAGGGTTATTTGCAAGTCTTTCCAAATACTCTGAAAATAGTCTACACCTTTAGGTGTTAAAAGACAAAAATGGCAgccattaaccctttcattgtcggTCCTGTAATATTATGGAAAGCCAGTGTTGGTCTCGTAATATTATGGCAAATCAGTGTCAGTCCTGTAAtagtatgccaaaattctagtggcttcaaatcttgcaggagaaagctggtaggcctacatatgagagaatgggtctgagtggtcagtgtgcgcagtataaaaaaaatcctgcagtgcataatgagaaaacaactccgaccatgttttttgTTTAAAACAGCGACCTTGCGGTGTATTTCCAtacggtatttatggttgtaatctcgtttcttggtctcatttgatagaatggaagatatattacagaactagagatgattttgaatggtttacagactaaaagtacCTCAAAATTGAGcacaaagtagtggaaatgttcgatttttgccgatgttcaagagtaaacaaatcacgtcacgcTTCCAATACATGTCATCTGGTGGTTCTTATATGATTttacaaatgcgctgatattatttataccgtttttacaataatgcagtagtctgcataacagtaaatctatgttttgtgtgaataaaaattcagaatgGAAAGCAAgtataatgtaagaggggcctggagacatgactaatgaagagagaaaatgttattttagtgcgagGAATGTTTGTGTTGtaaattctggaccctattttaaaattggccttgaattgtgtatgaaattggccaaattaccaatttctgatcactttattgggtagttgaaatctgtaaatgggtagtttcttgtactcacttagtagaacaaaaggagttctagtgaaataactATGAGTTGGGGTgggtggaacaatggaattggcagaaaatagggctcaaagtgggcaaaatcagtGATGCGTAAATATCTCCGAGActactaacttcgcgagagtgtaattctgtaagttttccatcatatttcatacttttgtgtcattaccatcaggaatcatttcattaatttttttatttaattctttgacactgagagcaagtttgtgagcagggatcttgacaatgaaagggttaagtacTTGCTTTTAAACAAGAAAATTTTAATTATCTATTTGTACCTACAGGAACAGAGCTATACTTGTGGTATTCCATCCTCAATTatttgttcatataattttattaaAATCTCCAGTAGTTAAAGCGGTTGCTACATTTTCTTGTAAttcatttcattgttctgcaACATTTGTGAAGAAAAATTTCCTGGTATGCATTCAGCTTCCCGTTTTACTTAGTTTCCAACTGCatattgccttttttttttttttttcctccttccctcttggaagtgcaaaaaaaaaaaattctaatctTTCATGTCTGTTTATGACCTATTAGCCAGGGTGGGCATCTTAAGTGCTTTCAGCTTTTCATTCTAACTTGTATGTTTTAACTGTGATAACCATTTTATAGCTCTTTGGATCTTTTCCAACTTTTGCATGTGTTGCCTGAGGTGTGGGCACCACACCACTGCTGCATATTTCAACTTTAGCCTGATGTGTTTTAAACAGTTTCTTAGCATTTCTTCATtcgtatacagtagggccccgctttacggcgtttcaccatacagcgttccgctaatatggtgatttcaaattatgacaaaAACTTGCTATATGGCTCCTGGTCTTTCTAATATGGtgtgccccacctggtttgtttacattctctgagtatatatctattatatctgtaaactttccaaaatttccagtgttttaaagttattgcatatattATGtcctctgataattatacttatgtgtacttgtacctaaatatacttacacactgtgctggcatgcaggtacacattaatatcactaagagtctctctactcttgatgccatattaataataatacgtaatctcttgggcgcattaaatgttgtatatgacATTAATATAGATATTTCCATCCATAGTCTTTCATCCATATTAATAATttacctttcattcctcctaggttTTAAAGATTCCAAAATACACTCGTGGGAAACTATCTAAAGCTTTCTTAAAATCTAGATAAATACAATCCATTCTGTCCTTAAGGAATCTGTGTACAGTAGCAATTGCTACTACACCAGTAAAAATGCATCCTGATAAGGATATGCTTGCAGCACAGGTTTAACACGTTCAACATGCCAAACGAGTTGTTTCccgtacaggttggccatcattaatccggttccatcagttatctggcactaattttggctagcataatttcaaatttccagggttgccacacagacctgctgctactgtttggtggcgctacttgctgcataagtcgttcaaatttctttttctccatttattgttataacctgctcacttttagccttAGCCATGGTTCccatgaataaaagaaatgctttttGTTGTGTAAATCACATACaccgtacattgtccataaaacataaggtggctttgaagatACTGTCGGTCACCATGAGCTCAACTCGCTCATAtaagctgtgactggtaaatttgggcctacatatgagagaagaggtctgtgtggtaagtgtgcactatataaacaaaaaatcttgcagcacgcagtgcataatgagaaaaaacagtGACCGTGCTTTTGgtataaaacagcgactttgtggtgtatttttgtatggttgtattctcgttttttggtctcatttgatagaatggaagacatattacagagatagatataattttgattggtttcacactggaaagtaccttaaaattgagctcaaagtacaggaaatagaggaaatgtttgacttttgccaatattcaatacgtgtccaactggctggtctcatatgcagtcacaaatgggttgacattatttacacaattattacagtaatgcagtagtctgcataacaagcaagcgtaatataagaggggcctggagatgtgactgatgaacagagaaagttATTTTAATGCtaggaatatctgcattgtttattctagatcctattttgaaattggcatcttgaaatttgtgtgaaattggccaaattaccaatttctaaccattttattgggtaattgaaataggtaaatgggcgatTTCCTGTACTCAAGCAACAGAACGGAAGGAATGCATGCAAAATAGCtctgagtttggtagactggaacaatggaatgggtcAAAAATAGGgtgtaaagtgggtgaaatcactgaTGTGTAAATATTGCCATTGGGTTAAGTGTAGTCTAACCTaatcactctgtaatctggcaaaatcactaatccggTACCCTACAGGTCCCGATTATGCTGAATTAGTGATGATCACCCTGTATAGTATGTTAAGAAATTACTGTTTTTTTTAAGCTTATCTCAGTGTTGATCTTTTTAAACATTCATAATTCTTAAAATTGGTAATGACTTACTACAGGTGGTGAGGTGCCATGGTTAAGCTCAAGTGCAGTTAGTGGGGTAGCATCTGGAGTGTGTGCCAAGGTGTGCATCTACCCTCTGGATGTGCTCAAGAAGAGGATACAAATTCGGGGCTTTGAGGAAGCCCGCAGGCAGTTTGGCAAGGTTTGTTCTGAATATGTCGATGAAGTTTATAATTGCAAGGGCCAAGACATTTATATTTTTAAGTTTTGTACAGTAAACTACTGATTAAGACTAGATCTGTTAGGACATTTTCTTTAAATGAAGGTTGAAAATTTGCGGTGTTATTTAGAAGATTGTGATGCCATGATGTTAATTTGTGATGGTACAAATTTAAGGAAAAAGTATGGAATGTCATGGGAGTTTTCCTCTCTGCCTCATGGCCAGCCTATGGGTCAAACCATTGTCTTTACATTGGAATGTCTAGTCACACTTAATGTATACAACCTCCCATGCCTTGGTTCTCCATGCATCCCATTCCATAATCTTTTTTGTGTTAGTGAATTAATTTTTGATCTTTTCATCATCATGTCTCGTGTCTGGATAGTAGATTGCTTCACACTTGATAATTCCTGTACTCATCCAGAATTCCTAATGGAATGTTTTTCCACCAAATACTTatttaatacaaccactggatcatgGAATTATTAGGACATTTAAGTTATAACTACACATACCAGATGATGCAGAAacttgttgcagcagtggatGCTGACTGAGACCTTAGAGTAAGAGACTTTTGGCATAAATTTATTATAGCAGATGCCATCAGCTACATCAAAAGCACATGAagcaaattgctccagtcagcaTTAAATGCAAAGTGGGAAAAATTATGGCTTAGTGGTGAATAATTTCACAGGATTTTTCCTCAGTTGAGAGCCAGGTTCAGAAAATTGTTCACCTGGCAAGTGAGGGCCTTGAAGATATGCATaatgtgaatgagctcttagaatACGAGAAAGAAAAAAGTCCaaaggaaatgttggcagagctcagTGCCCAGATACAAGGGTGACAGATAACAGACTAAGATGaggaagaacctgaagaaaaacatTTAACATTGCAACAGTTATATGAGAATTCCATGTTACTGATTAAGCTGCAAATTTTTTTGCTGAAGAGGATGCTGACAAAGCTAGAAGCACTGCTCTGAAATTGGGTCTGGAGCACCCAATGATACCTTACCATCAGCTGCATAAAGTAGTGCAGGGTAAAACAGACTAAAGACACATTGCAGAATTCTCCAGTACTCaggtacaaccatcaacatcagtGCAAGAACCTCAGCCATCCACCTCAACTAACAATCCAAAATCTTCCATCTTGGCCCAGTAGGGCCGTACCAGCAGCTAGCAATCAgaatttaatggaaatattatttATGTAACACCTGTAGTGTTACATAAataataacatttttagtatatttttaaatgtttatacagtagtgtactgtacagaggaaccttgacttacgagtgccccaacataCGAGTTTTTAGAGTTACAAGCCGtcactcggtcgattttttgctctgagttacgagccaaaaTCTGAGTTATGAGCAAGCTTCAGAACGCCGCCACTAGTTCGCACAGCGAACACCACAACATCCACTCAGCAGTGCATGTGTTTACCTCAATGTGGAAGCATTTCTCTTGTGTTGTGCTTGCATTATGTGCAGTTATTTTTGCcgaatttcttttttctaaccatgggtcctaagaaagtaagtgcaaaggacagtgctgagatgaaaaagaggatgatgtccattgcATTAAAGAATGAAATCATAGATATACATGAGCGAGGTGTGCGGGTTGTGAACTTGGCCATGCAGTACTAGCGTAGCACttctacgatatgtatgatactaaagcaggagttgataaaggctataATGCCAACCAAGTATATAGCAAGTAGCCTGTCTTTTCCACCCtccacctctgccagcatctgttCTCCAAggtacactttataaaaccagtttatttctttacattctctattataggtagtaggttggtagacagcaactgcccagggaggtactaccgtcctgccaagttagtgtaaaacggaaacctgtaattgttttacatgatggtaggattgctggtgtcctttttcgatctcataaacatgcaagatttcaggtacgtcttgcttacacttaggtcacactacacatacatgttcaagcatatatatacacacccctctgggttttcttctattttctttctagttcttgttcttgtttattttctcttatctccatggggaagtggaacagaattcttcctcaataagccatgcatgttgtaagaggtgactaaaatgccgggagcaagggtctagtaaccccttcttctgtataaattaccaaattgaaaaagaaacttttgtttctctttttgggccaccctgccttggtgggatacggccggtgcgtcAGAAGAAAAgaagatatacacacacacagtggatcctcggttatcggccgtaatctgttccagaagctcGGCCGAAAGCCAAAATAAtaattcccataagaattaatgtaattacaattaatctgtttcagacaaaaatattcaccaaaaatttttttttaacaattaaatcagtatttattacatacctttattgaagaataatgctggcttctggaatgcctgctacttcctgcatgcctgttactccttgcatgcctgttacacttccttgcatgcctgttacacttccttGCATGCCagttacacttcctgcatgcctgctacacttcctgcatgtctgctacattccctgcatgcccgttacactccctgcatgcctgatacacttcctgcatgcctgatacacttcctgcatgcctactacacttcctgcatgcctgctacactccctgcatgcctgctacacttcatgcttaaattccatggtttctcactttctttaccacaggaactttactaggaaccttctttggagccatggttacttattttgtagTTGCACTGCAGAAAACCaaaaaaaacaatggaaaacaagcgaaatgttaggatgtatgagcagaagcatCCTCACGCACCGAAAGACACAGCCAAACTGACGCTCAAGCGGCCCCAGCCGGTGCACGGACATATCCGAAACGGCTGATCACTGAAATAACTGCCAATCACCGGGAACCAAA
Above is a window of Cherax quadricarinatus isolate ZL_2023a chromosome 24, ASM3850222v1, whole genome shotgun sequence DNA encoding:
- the LOC128690969 gene encoding mitochondrial thiamine pyrophosphate carrier isoform X1, whose product is MVSHVGYKDNQEHLTAKDHAFAGAVSGFLTRGFLQPLDVLKIRFQLQVESTLRRGGGLYHGVIQSAVVIVRSEGLTALWKGHVPAQALSICFGVAQFWSYAVLTKTANEHGIGERYSIHGVCGALAGTCGTLASFPCDIVRTRLIAQGTPKRYNGMVDAWRKLLHQEGILSLWRGLVPTLAMTAPYTGLTFYFYNAFFILASKSFGDGGEVPWLSSSAVSGVASGVCAKVCIYPLDVLKKRIQIRGFEEARRQFGKVVVYPNAWKCIVQMWKEEGILGCYKGLWPSMLKSGCASGSIFITYEATCHFLAHIHSSRENNDIR
- the LOC128690969 gene encoding mitochondrial thiamine pyrophosphate carrier isoform X2 encodes the protein MVSHVGYKDNQEHLTAKDHAFAGAVSGFLTRGFLQPLDVLKIRFQLQVESTLRRGGGLYHGVIQSAVVIVRSEGLTALWKGHVPAQALSICFGVAQFWSYAVLTKTANEHGIGERYSIHGVCGALAGTCGTLASFPCDIVRTRLIAQGTPKRYNGMVDAWRKLLHQEGILSLWRGLVPTLAMTAPYTGLTFYFYNAFFILASKSFGDGGEVPWLSSSAVSGVASGVCAKVCIYPLDVLKKRIQIRGFEEARRQFGKIRNICLALF
- the LOC128690969 gene encoding mitochondrial thiamine pyrophosphate carrier isoform X4 yields the protein MVSHVGYKDNQEHLTAKDHAFAGAVSGFLTRGFLQPLDVLKIRFQLQVESTLRRGGGLYHGVIQSAVVIVRSEGLTALWKGHVPAQALSICFGVAQFWSYAVLTKTANEHGIGERYSIHGVCGALAGTCGTLASFPCDIVRTRLIAQGTPKRYNGMVDAWRKLLHQEGILSLWRGLVPTLAMTAPYTGLTFYFYNAFFILASKSFGDGGEVPWLSSSAVSGVASGVCAKVCIYPLDVLKKRIQIRGFEEARRQFGKCI
- the LOC128690969 gene encoding mitochondrial thiamine pyrophosphate carrier isoform X3; this translates as MVSHVGYKDNQEHLTAKDHAFAGAVSGFLTRGFLQPLDVLKIRFQLQVESTLRRGGGLYHGVIQSAVVIVRSEGLTALWKGHVPAQALSICFGVAQFWSYAVLTKTANEHGIGERYSIHGVCGALAGTCGTLASFPCDIVRTRLIAQGTPKRYNGMVDAWRKLLHQEGILSLWRGLVPTLAMTAPYTGLTFYFYNAFFILASKSFGDGGEVPWLSSSAVSGVASGVCAKVCIYPLDVLKKRIQIRGFEEARRQFGKELY